The sequence CCTCTCGCGAATAGAGGCGCCAACTGGAGGATAGCGGCCGTGGGATAACATCCAGGTGACGCCACCAGTTTCGCCTTGGCGATCGCTTTTCTGTGGAGTTCTGGTAAACCGTAGACTGCCTCTTTCAGCAGGTGTGAATGTACGTGCGAAGTTTGATACCACTTTTCATAGGTGCCGACGTCCTTCAATCGATAGTCGGCACTCAGGTCAACGACTGGTTTATCGGCTTTGACACAGATCGCGACGGGGTCCTGTGATTTTGTATGGGGGAGAGCCAGAAACACGGCATCAGCCCGTTCTGCTAATGCGTCAGGTGCCAGAGCCTCGAAACGATGCTCAATCATTCCCTTTAAGCTTGGAAAGACGGATGAGATCGACTGGCCCGCTGATTTCTCTGATGTCACCGCCGTAATCGAGAACGAGGGGTGAGCAATGGCAAGCCGAACAAGCTCTGCTCCGGCATATCCACTGGCTCCTGCAATGGCGATACGAAACCGCTTGCTCATCGACCAGCAACCCATCCAACCATGCGAGGGAAATGGTCACCCCTCGTAAGGACACAAAAAAGGGAAGGCCTGGAGCCTTCCCTTTCGTAGTTCGTTGGCTCCTGCACTTACCGTTTGGAGTATTGGAAGCGCTTACGGGCTCCCTTCTGTCCGTACTTTTTACGTTCCTTGACCCGTGAATCACGGGTGAGCAACCCTTCTTTCTTCAAAGGGGTTCGTGTAGCAGGTGTCATCGCCACAAGCGCGCGCGCGATCGCATGGCGAAGCGCACCGGCTTGTCCCGTTGGTCCACCGCCATATACGGTTGCGCTGATCGTATATTTCCCCATGAGGCCGGCCATTTCTAGCGGCAGCTGGATGATTTGCCGAAGGGTCAAACGCGGGAAGGCCTGTTCCAGTGGCTTCTCATTCACCGTGATCTCACCCGCCGTTCCTGTCACCCAGGCTCTGGCGATCGCACACTTTCTCCGACCTGTTGCATACTGTGTCACCGCTGCCATGCGACTCGTCTCCTTCTGTTGAAAGCTAGAATTCTGTTTAAAGCGAAATAGGCTCTGGACGTTGAGCGTGATGTGGATGGTTCGGTCCTACGTAGACACGGAGCTTTCGTGCCATCCCATTCCCGAGCGGAGTTTTGGGAAGCATTCCCTCGATAGCCATGGTCAGGAGCTGACTTGGGTCTTTCCGAAATAGATGGGCCGCGGTGGCTGTCTTCAGACCTCCTGGATATCCAGTGTGACGTCGATACAGTTTGGTTTCCATCTTGGTCCCCGTGAGTCGAATCTTCTCGGCATTCACGATCACAACGTGATCGCCCAAATCGACATGAGGGGTGAATGTCGGCCGATGCTTACCTCGGAGCACGTTGGCCACCCGGGCAGCCAGTCGGCCTAGAGTTTTTCCATCGGCATCCACGAGATGCCAGGATTCTTTCACTTGCGTCGGCTTTTCAAAGTACGTTGTCATCATAGTCATCGTCTCCACGTCGGTCACGCTCTCGCGTGTATGTATGATTGAGATTATACTTCCTTCGTTTCCAGCTTGGACAACCAGGCGTCCAGATTTTGTCCGCTACGCCGTCGCCATACATCCTGCGTCACATAAATAGGCGCGTGACATCGGAGCGCCAATGCGATAGCGTCACTTGGCCTGGCGTCGATGGTTCGGGTAACGCCCTTATTCTCGAGAAAAACCGTGGCATAGTACGTGCTGCTCTTGACATCAGTCAACACCACTCGTTCCGTCTTGATCCCGAAGTGCTCGCCGAAACTTTTAACCAGGTCGTGACTCATTGGCCGTGGGGTGATGCCGGCGTCCAAGGCGCGCTTGATAGCTTCCCCTTCGGAGGCTCCGACCCACACCATGAAATGTTCAGCTGCGGCATCTGTACGGGCCAGCACAATAATTCGTGTGTCGGTAGTCGGATCTTCGACGACTCGATTCACGATGAGCTCAATCAGCGGTTCCGTCTCTTGTGACGCACGCACTTCCATCAGGAATCCAATTTCCCAAAGTCTTCGGGTTTCAGATTTTCCAGCCATTGATCAAGTTCGTCTGAGCTCTGCTTTCGAATCACAGACTCACTCGCAAAAATAGGAGCCTGAGACCGTAGCGCCAGGGCAATGGCATCGCTAGGACGAGAATCAACGGTATATTCGGAATCTGCATAGGTCAGATGTATTTTTGAGAAATACGTATTCTCAGTGAGATCGGTAATGACGACACTGATAACCTTGGCTTGAAAGGCGTCGAGATATGATTTCATAAAATCATGCGTCATAGGACGGGGAGGGGCGACATTCTCAAGAGCCAAACTGATCGAACTCGCCTCTGACTTTCCAACCCAGATTGGAAGCATTTCCGCCTGATCGTCGTCACGAAGGATAACGATGTAGGCATTATTGTAGGGGTCGAACATGAGCCCCTTCACTTGCATCTGAGTAATCATCAGTTCTCTGTGTTTCAATTATAGGAAACAGCACAGGGTAGCACTTTCGAAATCAAGAAGTCAACGAACTCCGCGACATGAAAGGGAAAACTGTGGACACTGCTTGCCCACACAACCGGGGAAGGCGTCAGCCGCTCAGCTGTTCGGTGGACGGAAGTTCTCGGCGACTTTCGATACGTCGGCCTGTTCTCCCAGTTTCAGGAAGGCCTTCATTTGCTTCCGAACCAGTTCCCGCCCACTCTCATCACCGAGATTTACTTGATACTCATTGATGACCATCACTCGCATGCCTTCCCACTTCTTCCAGCAATCTGCACAGACCTTGTTTTTCACTTCCGCTTCCAGCTTGCCGAGAAACAGGGGAGTGGTGATCGCTTCACCGGTTTGACCACAGGTCACACACGAGACGTCTGCCATATAGAGAGCACTCCTTTTTTAATCTTCAATCAAGGCAACAAAGAAAATGTTGAAACCCAGACACTTACATTATGAAGCATTCTATCAGAGATGTTCCGGCGAAGAAAAGGTCAAGGTGTCACACATATCTAATGCCGAGGGTTGTGAGTTACCGATCCGAATCTCGTAATAAACGATCGACGGGACCAACCCTGTGTTCTGCATTTGTTCCCCCGTCGCCGTGGTAGGATGCTTTCGAGCATAAGTTCTTACCATCGACCCTTCTGAGCCCGGGCCGGGCTTGAACAGATCGTTCTGATGCGGATGATGTCACTCGCCAGTGTTGTTGCGGATTGACCCTCCGGCGGCGGCATGCTAAAAATACATCCGCTGTGAGATGTAGCTGTGTGCCCGGATGGCGGAACTGGCAGACGCGCCGGACTCAAAATCCGGTTCTCGCAAGAGAGTGGGAGTTCGACCCTCCCTCTGGGCACCATGATGTTAACTCGCTTGTCTAGATGCTACATATGTGTATGTTGCTTCATGTAGATCAGGCCATAGGACTGATGGCTTCGCACGGTGAGACAGCAGGTACACAAGGGCTTGATTATCTCTTGACAGCGACGCGCTATTAGCCTAGGTTCTGTCTTATTTCTCAATAACGTATGCGTACTCTCGCCCTGCAAAGTATCGTCTGTAAATCTCTTCAGAATAATTGTTTGATTTCTCGTCATAGCATCGCCGTCAACTTATTAAGGAGGCAGCACATGCGTACAATGTTGGCATTAGGAGCCGCAATTCTTTGCGTCGGCTCGCTGAATGTTGCAGTAGCTCAAGAGCGACTCCAGCAGTCATCCGGTGGATCTGCAATGGGAGTGGGAACGGGAGTTGGGGACGTTTCGGGGAACGCCAATCGCGTCCAGGCCTTTGATCGTAGTGCATTCCTTGATCGTCTCTCCCTTCCTGAGACGATCTATGGGCGAGTCTTGGCCATCGATTTTCCGGCGGGGAAAATGCTGTTGGAAAGCGGTGGAAGCTCTCATGACGAAGGCCGTGCCGGGGCGGGGGCAATGAGCTCCATGACGGTCTACTTCGATGAAAAAACTAATTTTGACCAGCTCAAGGTGTTAAATAGTGGCGATGACATTTCGCTCCAAGTGATTGAAGCGACCGCACCTAATCAGGTATATGGCACCGGCCGCAAGATCGTTCGCGAAGTCTATTTGCTGCGCGGTAATGAGAGACTTGCCGGGTTTGGTGGATTAGGTCAACGTCCAAATCCTTCCACTGAACGTGGCATCGAAACGAGCAGTGGAAGTTTGACCGGTGGTATGCCGGGGTCTGTGCTGCCCGGAAAAATTACCGGATCGGTTGATACCACGATCGGTGAATACACGGGTTCGGCTCCATGCTGGAATTGTGAGCCGCAACCGGGATGGGGGTATAAGACAGTCACTCCCGAAACAAAGGTCCCCAACATATCGGACTACGGAACCGATTCGTCAAAGCCAAATTTAGTAAAAGGCTTCAACTGAAGCTTAGGTGAGGCCTAGATTTGCAGAAGGGGCAGCGATCGCTGCCCCTTCTTTCTATGGACTTTCCCATGTTATGCGAATTTGACTATCTCTCTTTTATGGCCTGGCAGTACAACCTGAATGCCAAGCCATGCGAGCGACTGAATGGGTGAGTATCAGAACTTTCCAGATGTCCCAGCATCAGAGCTTGATCTACGTGGCGTGATTTGTCCTTACAACTTTGTAAAGACAAAATTGAAGCTCGAAACGATGAAGCAGGGCCAGGTACTCTCTGTGCTTCTGGATGAAGGGGATCCGATCCGGAATGTCCCGCGTAGCGTCGAGAACGAGGGGCACACTGTTTTGTCACAAGAGCGAGTTGAGCAAGCCTATCGAGTGTTGATCCGTCGAGAGGACAACGACTGAACGCGATTCTTTGCCCTAACGGCCCGCCTCCTACGTTTTGTCCCTGCAATAACAAGCGTCATGTCTTCACCCGCTCGACCACGTAGCTTCTGAAGTATTTGGCGTGGCGTCCCGCAAAGAATACGTTCGTCCGACCGCGTCAAGTCGCAGGCAAGCACGACGCGACGTCGTGGGGTAACGACGGTCAGCGTCCGTAACGCATGTGCGACCGATGTCACCGTGCAAAAGACTATGGTGGGAATCTCTCGAGTCAGGACATCGGTTAGACAGCGAGCAATATGGGCAGGGCTGCTCGGCAGATGGCCTAAGAAATAGAACGAATCGCATGGCAATCCTGCCGCGGTTAGGGCTGCAATAACAACTGATGGACCCGGTACTGGGACTACTGGGATGTGATGTGCATGGGCTAAGGACACGAGTAGATGGCCCGGATCAGCAATCAAAGGAGATCCACAGTCCGATACGAGAGCGACATCGGCACCTTGCTGGAGGCGTTGCAGAAGAACCCTTGCTTTTTCTCTTAGGTTCGAGGGGCCATAGCTGGTCACCGTCGCATAAATCTGGTGATGGGCGAGGAGTTGTTGGGTTGCGATCGGGTCTTCAGACGCAATAATATCGACGGTCCTCAGAATTCTAATGCTACGAACCGTGAGGTCGTCCGGGTGTCCGATCGGTACGGCAACAACATTGAGCTTCCCGATCCGCGGTGGGTGACTTTCCAAAGTCATTGTAGCTCCGAGGTTTTGTTGACTCCGTTTGGTTCGCATCGATATAATTTCCCACTTATCTTGTTGACTTAGGATCCTGAGACATTGCGGGGGGGGGGTATTCCCGATGGCAGCCGTCTGTTTCATGATGACCCTGGTCCTGTATATTGTGGCCACGGTATCGTTTTTTTCTTATTCACTCCGACGCTCAGAAGCCTTGTCAAAAGTGTCACTCGGCGTTACAGTCGGTGGCTTCGTTTCCCACACGATTGCTCTTGTCATAAGAATGGTAGGGCCCTCTTCATCGGCACCACCCAGTTTTTCAGACGCCCTATCCTTCCTGTCTTGGATGATTATCCTCGTGTTTTTGGTGGTTGAGTTCCGCCATCGGATCCATGTTCTTGGGTCCTTCATGGTGCCTTTGGCTCTCGTCTCTTTAGTTTCGGCGGCAGCTCTCCCAGAAACCGTGCCGACCCTACAACCAGTCTTGAAGACTCTGTGGTTTCATGTGACGCTCAGCATGTTGGGCACCGTCGGGTTCACGGTGGCCTTCGTTGCAGGAGTGATGTACCTGATACAAGATCGGCTCCTCAAGTCTAAACAGTTCAACGTGCTCTATAGCAAGCTCCCTGCGCTCGATTTTCTCGATCACCTGAACCAACAATCAATTGTCCTGGGATTTCCATTGCTGACGCTGGGCATCGTAACCGGAGCGATCTCAGCTGACTTTTCGCGTGGGTCCTATGTGAGCTGGAATCCGGAGCAAACGTGGGCGCTCGTCACCTGGGTCTTCTACTTCGTCGTCTTGCTTGGAAGACTGACCGTAGGCTGGAGGGCCAAACGCGCAGCATACTTGACCGTCATCGGATTTGCCGGCGTGATTCTCACGCTCGTGGGTGTGGTGCTCAAGGGGAATACTTCCTTGTCATGAAATAGGTGTAATGGTCTCATGCATCTGATTGTCGTTGGATTGAGCCATAAGACAGCCCCGGTCGAAATCCGAGAACAACTCGCTGTTCCAGAGAGTCGTCTTGGAGAAGCCCTCACTCGACTGTGTTCGTATCCCGGCATCAAGGAAGGCATTCTGCTCTCGACGTGTAATCGAGTCGAGGTGTATTC is a genomic window of Candidatus Nitrospira kreftii containing:
- a CDS encoding 30S ribosomal subunit protein S9, which produces MAAVTQYATGRRKCAIARAWVTGTAGEITVNEKPLEQAFPRLTLRQIIQLPLEMAGLMGKYTISATVYGGGPTGQAGALRHAIARALVAMTPATRTPLKKEGLLTRDSRVKERKKYGQKGARKRFQYSKR
- a CDS encoding 50S ribosomal subunit protein L13, whose product is MMTTYFEKPTQVKESWHLVDADGKTLGRLAARVANVLRGKHRPTFTPHVDLGDHVVIVNAEKIRLTGTKMETKLYRRHTGYPGGLKTATAAHLFRKDPSQLLTMAIEGMLPKTPLGNGMARKLRVYVGPNHPHHAQRPEPISL
- a CDS encoding hypothetical protein (conserved protein of unknown function), yielding MEVRASQETEPLIELIVNRVVEDPTTDTRIIVLARTDAAAEHFMVWVGASEGEAIKRALDAGITPRPMSHDLVKSFGEHFGIKTERVVLTDVKSSTYYATVFLENKGVTRTIDARPSDAIALALRCHAPIYVTQDVWRRRSGQNLDAWLSKLETKEV
- a CDS encoding hypothetical protein (conserved protein of unknown function); this translates as MITQMQVKGLMFDPYNNAYIVILRDDDQAEMLPIWVGKSEASSISLALENVAPPRPMTHDFMKSYLDAFQAKVISVVITDLTENTYFSKIHLTYADSEYTVDSRPSDAIALALRSQAPIFASESVIRKQSSDELDQWLENLKPEDFGKLDS
- a CDS encoding putative Fe(2+)-trafficking protein → MADVSCVTCGQTGEAITTPLFLGKLEAEVKNKVCADCWKKWEGMRVMVINEYQVNLGDESGRELVRKQMKAFLKLGEQADVSKVAENFRPPNS
- a CDS encoding hypothetical protein (conserved exported protein of unknown function), yielding MRTMLALGAAILCVGSLNVAVAQERLQQSSGGSAMGVGTGVGDVSGNANRVQAFDRSAFLDRLSLPETIYGRVLAIDFPAGKMLLESGGSSHDEGRAGAGAMSSMTVYFDEKTNFDQLKVLNSGDDISLQVIEATAPNQVYGTGRKIVREVYLLRGNERLAGFGGLGQRPNPSTERGIETSSGSLTGGMPGSVLPGKITGSVDTTIGEYTGSAPCWNCEPQPGWGYKTVTPETKVPNISDYGTDSSKPNLVKGFN
- a CDS encoding Preprotein translocase subunit TatB, yielding MGEYQNFPDVPASELDLRGVICPYNFVKTKLKLETMKQGQVLSVLLDEGDPIRNVPRSVENEGHTVLSQERVEQAYRVLIRREDND
- a CDS encoding Ribosomal RNA small subunit methyltransferase I produces the protein MTLESHPPRIGKLNVVAVPIGHPDDLTVRSIRILRTVDIIASEDPIATQQLLAHHQIYATVTSYGPSNLREKARVLLQRLQQGADVALVSDCGSPLIADPGHLLVSLAHAHHIPVVPVPGPSVVIAALTAAGLPCDSFYFLGHLPSSPAHIARCLTDVLTREIPTIVFCTVTSVAHALRTLTVVTPRRRVVLACDLTRSDERILCGTPRQILQKLRGRAGEDMTLVIAGTKRRRRAVRAKNRVQSLSSRRINTR
- a CDS encoding putative Cytochrome c biogenesis protein CcsA; protein product: MAAVCFMMTLVLYIVATVSFFSYSLRRSEALSKVSLGVTVGGFVSHTIALVIRMVGPSSSAPPSFSDALSFLSWMIILVFLVVEFRHRIHVLGSFMVPLALVSLVSAAALPETVPTLQPVLKTLWFHVTLSMLGTVGFTVAFVAGVMYLIQDRLLKSKQFNVLYSKLPALDFLDHLNQQSIVLGFPLLTLGIVTGAISADFSRGSYVSWNPEQTWALVTWVFYFVVLLGRLTVGWRAKRAAYLTVIGFAGVILTLVGVVLKGNTSLS